The genomic window AGATGTAGTTGCCGGGGAAGTAGGTGAACATGATCGCCCCTCAGACCGGCGGAGCGACGAAGAGGCCGCGATCCGGAGTGTTGAAACTGTCCTTGGCGATGATCTCGCTCATCGGGTCGGCGGTCCCCCACTGGTCCTGGGTCTGCGGGTCGGCGATGTCGTAGAGCGTCGGATGCCACTGGTCGGTCTCGAGCCGTTCCAGCTCGGTGGTGTACTCCATGGTGTTGCCGCTGGGGTCGAGGAAATAGGTGAAGGTGTTGTTGCCGGCCAGGTGCCGGCCCGGTCCCCAGATCTTCTTGATGCCGGCGCGCATGACCCGGCCGGTGCCGCGCATGTATTCGTCGAGGCCGCGCATCTCGAACGACACGTGATGCACCGACGTGTGCGGGCCGCGGGCGATGGCGAGGCTGTGGTGCCAGTCGTTGCACCGCATGAAGTGCATCATCTCGCCCATGTGGGCGCTCCACAGCGTGTCGGAGAGTTTGAAGCCCAGGTACTTCTCGTACCAGTCCTTGGTCGCGGTGGGGTCGTTGGAGTTCATCACGGCGTGCGAGATGCGAACCGGGATGGCTTCCCCTTCCTCGACCGCGCGATGCTTGCGGGTCTCCACCCCGGAGGAGATCTCGATGGTACGGCCGTCGAGGTCGAAGAATCGGAACCCGTAACCACCCCCGGCTGTCTGCAGCGTGCCAGGCTGACCGACCAGTTGCACCCCCTCGGCGCCGAGTTTCGCGGCGAGCGCGTCGACGGCGGCCGGGTCGGTGGCGCCGAACGCGATCAGGTCGAGACGCTTCTCGTCGGCTTTGCGCAGCCGGACGATGTACTGCTCGGGCGAACCCTCGGCGGCCAGGAACGACAGGTCACCGTCGGTGCCGACCTCGGTGAGACCCCAGGTGTCGCGGTAGAAGGTGCGCTGGGTGGCGTAGTCGGGGACGGCGAGGTCGACGTGCCGCAGGTGGGTGATGCCGTGAACGTTGAGGTGGGACATGCCTTTCCTTTCGAGAATCAAGCGGGGCCTCAGCCGGCCACGATGGTTCGGACGTTGGTGAACTCGCGGACACCCTCGGCGGACAGCTCGCGGCCGTAGCCGCTACGGCCGGTGCCGCCGAACGGGAGCCGGGGGTCGGAGGCGACCGGGGCGTTGACGAACAAGGCCCCGGAACGGATGCGGCGGCCGACGGCCAGGGCGTGCTCCGGTTCGCCCCAGACCGAGGCCCCGAGGCCGAAGTCGGTGTCGTTGGCCAGTGCGATCGCGTGGTCGTCGTCGCGGGCGCGGATGATCGCGG from Actinoplanes derwentensis includes these protein-coding regions:
- a CDS encoding VOC family protein; the protein is MSHLNVHGITHLRHVDLAVPDYATQRTFYRDTWGLTEVGTDGDLSFLAAEGSPEQYIVRLRKADEKRLDLIAFGATDPAAVDALAAKLGAEGVQLVGQPGTLQTAGGGYGFRFFDLDGRTIEISSGVETRKHRAVEEGEAIPVRISHAVMNSNDPTATKDWYEKYLGFKLSDTLWSAHMGEMMHFMRCNDWHHSLAIARGPHTSVHHVSFEMRGLDEYMRGTGRVMRAGIKKIWGPGRHLAGNNTFTYFLDPSGNTMEYTTELERLETDQWHPTLYDIADPQTQDQWGTADPMSEIIAKDSFNTPDRGLFVAPPV